A region from the Leucoraja erinacea ecotype New England chromosome 18, Leri_hhj_1, whole genome shotgun sequence genome encodes:
- the olfml1 gene encoding olfactomedin-like protein 1 translates to MVSPRLLTLLLLTEVFGQAQRMTQDALLMQYIERRIILLEERLEKCNQDMNTNVREFRDFRKEIMFRLDGLSIYKTEFKNEMEVMGSRIERMEKDIDYLEAQQPTQPCVEIDDKLVEAEIQREQKRRAKFRMTSDCDNMLTSFKSLKIVKKAGEAQGSWIKDPVRDFHKIYFFSGTSGNSFMVFVGIRAFMDSTGRQAPKRVTLPLAWQGTGHVVHNGFLYFHSNGTLNQIIKYDMRNGTASDRMLLQGAGRIPAYQLTPGTFIDLALDEQGLWAIHAEPENSGDGTIVLTKLDQGNLAVEHTWDTSCTSKGAEAAFVLCGTLYVVYNTHFGGRSHVQCIYDVVDTVTSADIPALYFPKRYGKHSMIHYNPREQQLYAWDDGYQTIYKLNTKKKLQEPPSFK, encoded by the exons ATGGTCTCTCCAAGGCTGTTGACATTGCTGCTTCTAACTGAAGTATTTGGACAAGCCCAACGCATGACTCAAGATGCATTACTGATGCAGTATATCGAGAGACGCATCATACTCCTTGAG GAAAGGCTAGAGAAATGCAACCAAGACATGAACACGAATGTCAGGGAGTTCAGAGACTTCCGGAAAGAAATCATGTTCCGTTTGGATGGACTGAGCATTTACAAAACCGAGTTCAAGAATGAGATGGAGGTTATGGGATCCAGGATCGAGAGGATGGAGAAGGACATTGACTACCTGGAGGCTCAGCAGCCCACACAACCGTGCGTGGAGATCGATGACAAGCTGGTTGAAGCGGAAATCCAACGGGAACAGAAGAGGAGAGCTAAGTTCCGCATGACTTCAG ATTGTGACAACATGCTCACCAGCTTCAAGTCTCTGAAGATCGTGAAGAAGGCGGGCGAGGCCCAGGGCTCCTGGATAAAGGACCCGGTGCGAGACTTCCACAAGATCTATTTCTTCAGCGGGACGAGCGGCAACTCTTTCATGGTGTTCGTTGGCATCAGGGCCTTCATGGACAGTACGGGGAGGCAGGCGCCCAAGAGGGTGACGCTGCCACTGGCGTGGCAAGGGACGGGCCACGTGGTCCACAATGGCTTCCTCTACTTCCACTCCAATGGCACGCTCAACCAGATCATCAAGTACGACATGCGGAACGGGACGGCGAGCGACCGCATGCTGCTGCAGGGGGCCGGGCGGATCCCCGCCTACCAGCTCACGCCCGGCACCTTCATCGACCTGGCGCTGGACGAGCAGGGCCTCTGGGCCATCCACGCCGAGCCGGAGAACAGCGGCGACGGCACTATCGTGCTCACCAAGTTGGACCAGGGCAACCTGGCGGTGGAGCACACCTGGGACACCTCCTGCACCAGCAAGGGGGCCGAGGCAGCCTTCGTGCTCTGCGGGACCCTCTACGTGGTCTACAACACCCACTTCGGCGGCCGCTCCCACGTCCAGTGCATCTATGACGTTGTTGATACGGTGACCAGCGCCGACATCCCCGCCCTGTATTTCCCCAAGCGTTACGGCAAGCACTCTATGATCCACTACAACCCTCGGGAGCAGCAACTCTATGCCTGGGATGATGGCTACCAGACCATCTACAAGCTCAACACCAAGAAGAAACTTCAGGAACCTCCCAGTTTCAAATAG